In Microcebus murinus isolate Inina chromosome 20, M.murinus_Inina_mat1.0, whole genome shotgun sequence, the following are encoded in one genomic region:
- the MVD gene encoding diphosphomevalonate decarboxylase, protein MASEEPLVAVTCTAPVNIAVIKYWGKRDEELILPINSSLSVTLHQDQLRTTTTAAVSKDFTEDRIWLNGREEDAGQPRLQACLQEIRRLAQERSSARDGAPPAPSLSYKVHVASANNFPTAAGLASSAAGFACLAYTLAQLYGVEGDLSEVARRGSGSACRSLHGGFAVWHMGECTDGKDSVARQVAPETHWPELRVLILVVSSEKKLTSSTAGMQTSVETSPLLRFRAEAVVPARLAEMTRCVRERDFEGFARLTMRDSNQFHATCLDTFPPISYLNDTSRRIIHLVHCFNAHHGATKVAYTFDAGPNAVIFTLDDTVAEFVAAVRHSFPPESNGDKFLQGLPVRPAPLSEELKAALAMEPAPGGIKYIIATQVGPGPQVLDDPHAHLLGPDGLPKPAA, encoded by the exons ATGGCCTCGGAGGAGCCGCTGGTGGCTGTCACCTGCACCGCGCCGGTCAACATCGCGGTCATCAAGTACT GGGGTAAGCGCGATGAGGAGCTGATCCTGCCCATCAACTCCTCCCTGAGCGTCACGCTGCACCAGGACCAG CTGAGAACCACCACGACGGCCGCCGTCAGCAAGGACTTCACTGAGGACCGGATCTGGCTGAACGGCCGGGAAGAGGACGCAGGGCAGCCGCGCCTGCAGGCCTGCCTGCAGGAGA TCCGCCGCCTGGCCCAGGAGAGGAGCAGCGCCCGGGACGGGGCCCCGCCCGCCCCCAGCCTCAGCTACAAGGTGCACGTGGCCTCGGCGAACAACTTCCCCACGGCCGCGGGCCTGGCCTCCTCCGCCGCGGGCTTCGCCTGCCTAG CCTACACGCTGGCCCAGCTCTACGGGGTCGAGGGCGACCTCTCAGAAGTGGCCCGCCGGGGCTCGGGCAGCGCCTGCCGCAGCCTGCACGGGGGCTTCGCGGTGTGGCACATGGGGGAGTGCACCGACGGCAAGGACAGCGTCGCCCGGCAGGTGGCCCCTGAGACCCACTGGCCCGAGCTGCGAGTCCTCATCCTCGTG GTGAGCTCGGAGAAGAAGCTGACCAGCAGCACGGCCGGCATGCAGACCAGCGTGGAGACCAGCCCCCTGCTCCGG TTCCGGGCCGAGGCCGTGGTGCCGGCCAGGCTGGCCGAGATGACGCGCTGCGTCCGGGAGCGGGACTTCGAGGGCTTCGCCCGGCTGACCATGAGGGACAGCAACCAGTTCCACGCCACCTGCCTGGACACGTTCCCGCCCATCTCCTACCTCAACGACACCTCCCGGCGCATCATCCACCTGGTGCACTGCTTCAACGCCCACCACGGGGCCACCAAG GTGGCGTACACGTTTGACGCGGGCCCCAACGCCGTGATCTTCACCCTGGACGACACCGTGGCTGAATTTGTGGCTGCCGTGAGGCACAGCTTCCCGCCCGAGTCGAACGGAGACAA GTTCCTGCAGGGGCTGCCGGTGAGGCCGGCCCCTCTCTCGGAGGAGCTGAAAGCCGCGCTGGCCATGGAGCCCGCCCCCGGTGGCATCAAGTACATCATCGCCACGCAG gtgGGGCCGGGGCCTCAAGTCCTGGACGACCCCCATGCTCACCTCCTGGGCCCCGACGGCCTGCCCAAGCCGGCTGCGTGA
- the SNAI3 gene encoding zinc finger protein SNAI3 gives MPRSFLVKTHPSHRAPDYGQLETQRGVGGACAACGGRVVPLPPDKEAPPAPCELPRPWDRPATVARVSLPVLPRHEGALGASGPAPLEISRVDPRAGRAPSVPLKDSPNHLNLPPLLALPTRWPPLLGPDGDGAPQKLPGAERTTPRAPGGFECSDCRRPYHTPAGLARHRQLHCHLQAGRIFGCKHCDKEYASLGALKMHIRTHTLPCVCKICGKAFSRPWLLQGHTRTHTGEKPYACPHCSRAFADRSNLRAHLQTHSDTKKYQCQGCARTFSRMSLLLRHGESGCCPGP, from the exons ATGCCACGCTCCTTCCTGGTGAAGACGCACCCCAGCCACAGGGCCCCCGACTATGGACAGCTGGAGACGCAGAGAG GAGTCGGAGGTGCCTGTGCTGCCTGCGGGGGGAGGGTGGTGCCCCTCCCCCCGGACAAGGAGGCCCCTCCCGCACCCTGCGAGCTCCCCCGGCCCTGGGACCGCCCGGCCACCGTTGCCCGCGTCTCCCTGCCGGTCCTGCCGCGGCACGAGGGTGCTCTGGGGGCCTCTGGGCCGGCCCCCCTGGAAATCAGCCGGGTGGACCCTCGGGCTGGCCGGGCCCCCAGCGTACCCCTCAAAGACAGCCCGAACCACCTCAACCTGCCCCCGCTGCTGGCGCTGCCCACGCGGTGGCCCCCGCTCCTGGGCCCGGACGGGGACGGGGCTCCCCAGAAACTGCCTGGGGCTGAGCGGACGACACCCCGAGCCCCGGGCGGCTTCGAGTGCTCCGACTGCCGCAGGCCGTACCACACGCCGGCCGGGCTGGCCAGGCACCGGCAGCTGCATTGCCACCTGCAGGCCGGGCGCATCTTCGGCTGCAAGCACTGCGACAAGGAGTACGCCAGCCTGGGCGCCCTCAAGATGCACATCCGCACGCACACGCTGCCCTGCGTGTGCAAGATCTGCGGCAAGGCCTTCTCCAGGCCCTGGCTGCTGCAGGGCCACACCCGGACGCACACAG GCGAGAAGCCCTACGCCTGCCCGCACTGCAGCAGGGCCTTCGCCGACCGCTCCAACCTGCGGGCGCACCTGCAGACACACTCGGACACCAAGAAGTACCAGTGCCAGGGCTGCGCCAGGACCTTCTCCCGCATGTCGCTCCTGCTGCGGCACGGCGAGTCCGGCTGCTGCCCCGGCCCCTGA